In Amaranthus tricolor cultivar Red isolate AtriRed21 chromosome 5, ASM2621246v1, whole genome shotgun sequence, a genomic segment contains:
- the LOC130812754 gene encoding neutral ceramidase 2-like isoform X1 — protein MKLIFSSYLVQWGNYGVMCCWFLLMLLYWSGKGAFATSEYLIGLGSYDITGPAADVNMMGYANAEQIASGLHFRLRARTFIVAEPEGNRVVFVNLDACMASQLVTIKVIERLKARYGNLYTENNVAISGIHTHAGPGGYLQYVVYIVTSLGFVRQSFDALVDGIEQSIILAHGNLRPGSIFVNKGEILDAGVNRSPSAYLNNPSEERNKYKYDVDKEMTLLKFVDDEWGPVGSFNWFATHGTSMSRTNSLISGDNKGAAARFMEDWFDGKQGGNVFSDGSHVGSERIPRRISNIIPEDRKLLDLAASFQASSRREVTKFLSISRRVRSVLRQGDKPKFVSAFCQSNCGDVSPNVLGAFCIDTGLPCDFNHSTCGGKNELCYGRGPGYPDEFESTRIIGERQFRKAVDLFKTASEMIKGKINFRHAFVDFSKLEVTIPKEGGGSEVVKTCPAAMGFAFAAGTTDGPGAFDFKQGDDQGNPFWKLVRNVLKTPSKEQVDCQKPKPILLDTGEMNVPYDWAPGILPLQIVRIGQFVILSVPSEFTTMAGRRLRDAVKAVFTSTSNQEFNGLHVVIAGLTNTYSQYVTTYEEYQVQRYEGASTLYGPHTLSAFIQEFKKLATALIHGQSVEPGPQPPDLLNKQLGFLPPVVLDMAPIGSNFGDAKSDVPKNATYKRGDMVSVVFVSACPRNDLMTEGTFALVEMLHGTDNWEPVYDDDDFCLRFKWSRPAKLSARSEATIEWRIPKGAQPGVYRIRHFGASKGLFGSPRHFEGTSSAFVVI, from the exons ATGAAGCTGATTTTTTCCTCATATCTAGTACAATGGGGAAACTATGGAGTCATGTGCTGCTGGTTTCTACTTATGCTGCTATATTGGTCTGGAAAAGGAGCATTTGCAACTTCCGAATATCTGATTGGGCTTGGGAGCTATGACATTACTGGGCCCGCTGCTGATGTAAATATGATGGGGTATGCAAATGCTGAACAAATTGCATCAGGGCTCCATTTTAGGTTGCGTGCTCGGACATTTATTGTTGCAGAACCTGAAGGAAACCGTGTAGTGTTTGTGAATTTGGACGCTTGTATGGCCTCACAACTTGTGACAATCAAAGTGATTGAGAGGTTGAAAGCAAG GTATGGGAATCTCTACACTGAAAATAATGTTGCTATTAGTGGTATTCATACACACGCTGGTCCTGGAGGTTATTTGCAATATGTTGTATATATTGTAACTTCACTTGGATTTGTGCGTCAGTCATTTGATGCTCTTGTTGATGGCATTGAACAAAGTATTATACTAGCCCATGGAAATCTGAGACCTGGATCAATCTTTGTGAACAAAG GAGAGATTCTTGATGCTGGCGTCAATCGTAGCCCTAGTGCTTATTTAAACAATCCATCTGAAGAACGCAACAAGTACAAGTATGATGTTGATAAGGAGATGACCCTCTTGAAGTTTGTAGATGATGAATGGGGGCCAGTTGGCAGTTTTAACTGGTTTGCAACTCATGGGACATCCATGAGTCGTACAAATTCGTTGATAAGTGGGGATAACAAAGGTGCTGCCGCACGATTTATGGAAGACTGGTTTGATGGAAAGCAAGGCGGGAATGTTTTTTCTGATGGATCCCATGTAGGATCAGAAAGAATTCCCCGGAGGATTTCCAACATTATTCCTGAAG ATCGCAAATTATTGGATCTGGCTGCTTCTTTTCAGGCTTCTTCTAGGAGAGAAGTGACGAAGTTCTTGAGCATTTCTAGGCGGGTTAGAAGTGTTCTTCGACAGGGTGATAAACCTAAATTTGTCTCTGCATTTTGTCAGTCAAATTGTGGTGATGTTAGTCCAAATGTTTTAGGTGCATTTTGCATCGACACAGGCCTTCCTTGCGACTTTAATCATAGTACATGTGGTGGGAAGAATGAGCTTTGCTATGGACGAGGACCAGG TTATCCAGATGAATTTGAGAGCACACGCATTATTGGAGAAAGACAGTTCAGGAAAGCTGTTGACCTTTTTAAAACGGCATCTGAAATGATAAAAGGGAAGATTAATTTTCGCCATGCTTTTGTGGATTTCTCTAAACTTGAGGTGACAATCCCTAAAGAAGGAGGTGGTAGTGAGGTAGTCAAAACTTGTCCGGCTGCAATGGGATTTGCGTTTGCTGCTGGTACTACAGATGGACCAGGAGCTTTTGATTTTAAGCAGGGAGATGATCAG GGAAACCCCTTCTGGAAATTGGTGAGAAATGTATTGAAAACACCAAGTAAAGAGCAGGTTGACTGTCAAAAACCAAAACCTATCCTACTTGATACTGGTGAAATGAATGTGCCTTACGATTGGGCT CCTGGAATACTCCCTCTCCAGATTGTGCGAATTGGGCAGTTTGTTATACTTAGTGTACCATCAG AGTTCACAACAATGGCTGGTAGGCGTCTTCGAGATGCTGTGAAAGCAGTTTTTACTAGCACATCCAATCAAGAATTCAACGGTCTTCATGTTGTTATAGCAGGATTGACAAATACTTACTCACAATATGTTACCACATATGAGGAATACCAGGTTCAAAGATATGAG GGTGCATCAACTCTATATGGTCCGCATACTCTTAGTGCCTTCATCCAAGAATTCAAGAAGCTTGCTACAGCCCTCATCCATGGCCAAAGTGTTGAACCAGGTCCACAGCCACCAGATCTCCTCAACAAGCAACTGGGCTTTCTCCCTCCAGTTGTCTTAGACATGGCTCCTATTGGTTCAAACTTTGGAGATGCCAAGTCAGATGTTCCCAAGAACGCAACATATAAAAGAGGTGACATGGTAAGTGTTGTTTTTGTCTCAGCCTGCCCAAGAAATGATCTCATGACTGAAGGTACATTCGCTTTGGTGGAGATGCTCCATGGAACGGACAATTGGGAACCAGTATATGATGATGACGACTTCTGTCTCCGGTTCAAATGGTCAAGGCCTGCCAAACTCAGTGCCCGGAGTGAGGCCACAATTGAATGGAGGATCCCAAAAGGTGCGCAACCTGGTGTATATAGAATACGTCATTTTGGTGCCTCAAAGGGCCTTTTTGGTTCTCCTCGCCACTTCGAGGGTACATCTAGTGCATTTGTGGTAATATGA
- the LOC130812754 gene encoding neutral ceramidase 2-like isoform X2 gives MKLIFSSYLVQWGNYGVMCCWFLLMLLYWSGKGAFATSEYLIGLGSYDITGPAADVNMMGYANAEQIASGLHFRLRARTFIVAEPEGNRVVFVNLDACMASQLVTIKVIERLKARYGNLYTENNVAISGIHTHAGPGGYLQYVVYIVTSLGFVRQSFDALVDGIEQSIILAHGNLRPGSIFVNKGEILDAGVNRSPSAYLNNPSEERNKYKYDVDKEMTLLKFVDDEWGPVGSFNWFATHGTSMSRTNSLISGDNKGAAARFMEDWFDGKQGGNVFSDGSHVGSERIPRRISNIIPEGNNKHRKLLDLAASFQASSRREVTKFLSISRRVRSVLRQGDKPKFVSAFCQSNCGDVSPNVLGAFCIDTGLPCDFNHSTCGGKNELCYGRGPGYPDEFESTRIIGERQFRKAVDLFKTASEMIKGKINFRHAFVDFSKLEVTIPKEGGGSEVVKTCPAAMGFAFAAGTTDGPGAFDFKQGDDQGNPFWKLVRNVLKTPSKEQVDCQKPKPILLDTGEMNVPYDWAPGILPLQIVRIGQFVILSVPSEFTTMAGRRLRDAVKAVFTSTSNQEFNGLHVVIAGLTNTYSQYVTTYEEYQVQRYEGASTLYGPHTLSAFIQEFKKLATALIHGQSVEPGPQPPDLLNKQLGFLPPVVLDMAPIGSNFGDAKSDVPKNATYKRGDMVSVVFVSACPRNDLMTEGTFALVEMLHGTDNWEPVYDDDDFCLRFKWSRPAKLSARSEATIEWRIPKGAQPGVYRIRHFGASKGLFGSPRHFEGTSSAFVVI, from the exons ATGAAGCTGATTTTTTCCTCATATCTAGTACAATGGGGAAACTATGGAGTCATGTGCTGCTGGTTTCTACTTATGCTGCTATATTGGTCTGGAAAAGGAGCATTTGCAACTTCCGAATATCTGATTGGGCTTGGGAGCTATGACATTACTGGGCCCGCTGCTGATGTAAATATGATGGGGTATGCAAATGCTGAACAAATTGCATCAGGGCTCCATTTTAGGTTGCGTGCTCGGACATTTATTGTTGCAGAACCTGAAGGAAACCGTGTAGTGTTTGTGAATTTGGACGCTTGTATGGCCTCACAACTTGTGACAATCAAAGTGATTGAGAGGTTGAAAGCAAG GTATGGGAATCTCTACACTGAAAATAATGTTGCTATTAGTGGTATTCATACACACGCTGGTCCTGGAGGTTATTTGCAATATGTTGTATATATTGTAACTTCACTTGGATTTGTGCGTCAGTCATTTGATGCTCTTGTTGATGGCATTGAACAAAGTATTATACTAGCCCATGGAAATCTGAGACCTGGATCAATCTTTGTGAACAAAG GAGAGATTCTTGATGCTGGCGTCAATCGTAGCCCTAGTGCTTATTTAAACAATCCATCTGAAGAACGCAACAAGTACAAGTATGATGTTGATAAGGAGATGACCCTCTTGAAGTTTGTAGATGATGAATGGGGGCCAGTTGGCAGTTTTAACTGGTTTGCAACTCATGGGACATCCATGAGTCGTACAAATTCGTTGATAAGTGGGGATAACAAAGGTGCTGCCGCACGATTTATGGAAGACTGGTTTGATGGAAAGCAAGGCGGGAATGTTTTTTCTGATGGATCCCATGTAGGATCAGAAAGAATTCCCCGGAGGATTTCCAACATTATTCCTGAAGGTAACAATAAGC ATCGCAAATTATTGGATCTGGCTGCTTCTTTTCAGGCTTCTTCTAGGAGAGAAGTGACGAAGTTCTTGAGCATTTCTAGGCGGGTTAGAAGTGTTCTTCGACAGGGTGATAAACCTAAATTTGTCTCTGCATTTTGTCAGTCAAATTGTGGTGATGTTAGTCCAAATGTTTTAGGTGCATTTTGCATCGACACAGGCCTTCCTTGCGACTTTAATCATAGTACATGTGGTGGGAAGAATGAGCTTTGCTATGGACGAGGACCAGG TTATCCAGATGAATTTGAGAGCACACGCATTATTGGAGAAAGACAGTTCAGGAAAGCTGTTGACCTTTTTAAAACGGCATCTGAAATGATAAAAGGGAAGATTAATTTTCGCCATGCTTTTGTGGATTTCTCTAAACTTGAGGTGACAATCCCTAAAGAAGGAGGTGGTAGTGAGGTAGTCAAAACTTGTCCGGCTGCAATGGGATTTGCGTTTGCTGCTGGTACTACAGATGGACCAGGAGCTTTTGATTTTAAGCAGGGAGATGATCAG GGAAACCCCTTCTGGAAATTGGTGAGAAATGTATTGAAAACACCAAGTAAAGAGCAGGTTGACTGTCAAAAACCAAAACCTATCCTACTTGATACTGGTGAAATGAATGTGCCTTACGATTGGGCT CCTGGAATACTCCCTCTCCAGATTGTGCGAATTGGGCAGTTTGTTATACTTAGTGTACCATCAG AGTTCACAACAATGGCTGGTAGGCGTCTTCGAGATGCTGTGAAAGCAGTTTTTACTAGCACATCCAATCAAGAATTCAACGGTCTTCATGTTGTTATAGCAGGATTGACAAATACTTACTCACAATATGTTACCACATATGAGGAATACCAGGTTCAAAGATATGAG GGTGCATCAACTCTATATGGTCCGCATACTCTTAGTGCCTTCATCCAAGAATTCAAGAAGCTTGCTACAGCCCTCATCCATGGCCAAAGTGTTGAACCAGGTCCACAGCCACCAGATCTCCTCAACAAGCAACTGGGCTTTCTCCCTCCAGTTGTCTTAGACATGGCTCCTATTGGTTCAAACTTTGGAGATGCCAAGTCAGATGTTCCCAAGAACGCAACATATAAAAGAGGTGACATGGTAAGTGTTGTTTTTGTCTCAGCCTGCCCAAGAAATGATCTCATGACTGAAGGTACATTCGCTTTGGTGGAGATGCTCCATGGAACGGACAATTGGGAACCAGTATATGATGATGACGACTTCTGTCTCCGGTTCAAATGGTCAAGGCCTGCCAAACTCAGTGCCCGGAGTGAGGCCACAATTGAATGGAGGATCCCAAAAGGTGCGCAACCTGGTGTATATAGAATACGTCATTTTGGTGCCTCAAAGGGCCTTTTTGGTTCTCCTCGCCACTTCGAGGGTACATCTAGTGCATTTGTGGTAATATGA